In Astyanax mexicanus isolate ESR-SI-001 chromosome 5, AstMex3_surface, whole genome shotgun sequence, a single window of DNA contains:
- the stmn3 gene encoding stathmin-3 isoform X1 has product MASTVSAYSEKLMEMSVLSFICSCLHPKPHPQTLCIFDADMEVKSLNKRTSGQAFEVILKSPTDLSPDRPQTLALGAHKKEPTLGELQKKLEAAEERRRIQEKQVLKQLAEKREHEREVLNKAQEVNNNYSKMAEEKLNHKMEVSTENRTARISALKQRLKEKELHAAEVRKNKELQSDLSG; this is encoded by the exons ccTACTCTGAGAAACTGATGGAGATGTCAGTCCTGTCTTTCATCTGCTCCTGTCTGCACCCCAAGCCTCATCCCCAAACCCTCTGCATTTTTGATG CAGACATGGAGGTGAAGTCATTGAACAAGCGAACCTCTGGTCAGGCCTTTGAGGTCATCCTGAAGAGCCCCACTGATCTGTCACCAGACCGGCCCCAGACTTTGGCTCTAGGAGCCCACAAGAAGGAGCCCACACTGGGAGAACTGCAGAAGAAACTGGAGGCCGCAGAGGAGAGGAGAAGG ATTCAGGAGAAgcaggtcctgaagcagctggCTGAGAAGCGGGAGCATGAGAGAGAGGTTCTGAACAAAGCCCAGGAGGTCAATAACAACTACAGCAAGATGGCAGAGGAGAAGCTGAATCACAAAATGGAAGTGAGCACTGAGAACCGTACGGCCCGTATCAGTGCTCTTAAGCAGCGTCTGAAAGAAAAG GAGCTGCATGCTGCAGAGGTGCGCAAGAACAAGGAGCTACAGTCTGATCTCTCAGGCTAA
- the stmn3 gene encoding stathmin-3 isoform X2, giving the protein MASTVSAYSEKLMEMSVLSFICSCLHPKPHPQTLCIFDDMEVKSLNKRTSGQAFEVILKSPTDLSPDRPQTLALGAHKKEPTLGELQKKLEAAEERRRIQEKQVLKQLAEKREHEREVLNKAQEVNNNYSKMAEEKLNHKMEVSTENRTARISALKQRLKEKELHAAEVRKNKELQSDLSG; this is encoded by the exons ccTACTCTGAGAAACTGATGGAGATGTCAGTCCTGTCTTTCATCTGCTCCTGTCTGCACCCCAAGCCTCATCCCCAAACCCTCTGCATTTTTGATG ACATGGAGGTGAAGTCATTGAACAAGCGAACCTCTGGTCAGGCCTTTGAGGTCATCCTGAAGAGCCCCACTGATCTGTCACCAGACCGGCCCCAGACTTTGGCTCTAGGAGCCCACAAGAAGGAGCCCACACTGGGAGAACTGCAGAAGAAACTGGAGGCCGCAGAGGAGAGGAGAAGG ATTCAGGAGAAgcaggtcctgaagcagctggCTGAGAAGCGGGAGCATGAGAGAGAGGTTCTGAACAAAGCCCAGGAGGTCAATAACAACTACAGCAAGATGGCAGAGGAGAAGCTGAATCACAAAATGGAAGTGAGCACTGAGAACCGTACGGCCCGTATCAGTGCTCTTAAGCAGCGTCTGAAAGAAAAG GAGCTGCATGCTGCAGAGGTGCGCAAGAACAAGGAGCTACAGTCTGATCTCTCAGGCTAA